In one Lycium barbarum isolate Lr01 chromosome 7, ASM1917538v2, whole genome shotgun sequence genomic region, the following are encoded:
- the LOC132604277 gene encoding exocyst complex component EXO70I has product MMTQMEKSIENLMSARKCLRANFEKSKALGISIEKAGPRFDEIIQRLPSLEAAIRPIMAQKDALGAVGGHINRAVVPATAVLKVFDAIHGLEKSLSDPQSDLPGYLGVLKRLEEALRFLGENCEMAIQWLADIVEYLEDHAVADDRFTSSMKEALSSLRELHNGEEKGRLDGGLLEVALDRLESEFRRLLVENTIPLPMSDPALPGEQPCIAPSPLPVPVIQKLQAIIGRLIANNRLDKCISIYVEVRSSNVRASLQALNLDYLEISVSEFNDVQSIEGHIAQWGKHLEFAVKHLFEAEYKLCNDVFERIGLDVWMSCFAKIAAQAGILAFLQFGKTVTESKKDPIKLLKLLDIFASLNKLRLDFNRLFGGAACVEIQNLTRDLIKSVIEGASEIFWELLVQVELQRQMPPPPDGSVPKLIVFITDYCNKLLGDDYKSILTQVLIIERSWKQEKFQERLLINELMNIMRAVDVNLETWSKAYQDLSLSYVFLMNNHWHLYKHLKGTKLGGLLGDPWLREHEKYKEYYSTFFLKESWGKLPALLSREGLILFSGGRATARDLVKKRLKAFNEAFDEMYKKQSNWVMMDKDLRDKTCQLIIQAIVPVYRSYLQNYGPLVEQEGSSKYVKYTAQSLEKMLNGLFHPKPVKHGSFKVRHPSGKFSNVITDQNQTSPTVN; this is encoded by the coding sequence ATGAtgacccaaatggagaaaagtaTTGAAAATTTGATGTCTGCAAGAAAATGTTTGAGGGCAAATTTTGAAAAGTCAAAAGCTTTAGGGATATCTATTGAAAAAGCTGGGCCTAGATTTGATGAGATAATTCAGAGATTGCCATCTTTGGAGGCAGCAATAAGGCCAATTATGGCTCAAAAAGATGCACTTGGTGCTGTTGGGGGCCATATTAACCGTGCCGTGGTCCCCGCGACGGCGGTTCTAAAAGTGTTTGATGCTATTCATGGGCTAGAGAAGTCGTTGTCCGATCCTCAGTCGGACCTCCCGGGGTACCTTGGTGTGCTTAAGAGGCTAGAAGAGGCATTAAGATTTTTAGGGGAGAACTGTGAGATGGCAATTCAATGGTTGGCGGATATTGTAGAGTATCTAGAAGACCATGCTGTTGCGGATGATAGGTTTACTTCGAGTATGAAAGAAGCATTGAGTTCCCTAAGGGAATTGCATAACGGGGAGGAAAAGGGTCGGCTTGATGGAGGGCTTCTTGAAGTTGCTTTGGACAGATTAGAAAGTGAATTTCGACGGCTTTTGGTTGAAAATACTATTCCATTGCCAATGTCCGATCCAGCTTTGCCCGGTGAACAGCCCTGCATTGCTCCGTCCCCTTTGCCAGTGCCCGTTATCCAGAAGCTACAAGCTATAATCGGAAGATTAATTGCTAATAACAGGCTGGATAAGTGCATATCTATTTATGTTGAGGTGAGGAGCTCTAATGTCCGGGCAAGTTTGCAAGCACTTAATTTGGATTATCTAGAGATCTCGGTCTCTGAGTTCAATGATGTGCAGAGCATAGAGGGTCATATTGCTCAGTGGGGTAAGCATTTAGAATTTGCTGTAAAGCATCTTTTTGAAGCTGAATATAAACTTTGCAACGATGTTTTCGAGAGAATAGGGTTGGATGTTTGGATGAGCTGTTTCGCTAAAATAGCTGCCCAAGCGGGAATTCTAGCATTCCTTCAATTTGGAAAAACTGTTACAGAGAGTAAGAAAGATCCTATCAAGCTCTTAAAGCTGTTGGACATATTTGCATCTCTAAACAAGTTAAGATTGGATTTCAATCGGCTATTCGGTGGGGCCGCGTGTGTGGAAATACAAAATTTGACGAGGGATTTAATCAAGAGCGTGATTGAAGGGGCTAGCGAGATCTTTTGGGAACTTCTGGTTCAAGTTGAGTTGCAAAGGCAAATGCCGCCTCCTCCTGATGGCAGTGTACCGAAACTTATCGTTTTCATCACCGACTACTGCAATAAGCTGCTTGGTGACGATTATAAGTCGATCCTCACGCAAGTTCTGATTATTGAAAGAAGTTGGAAGCAGGAAAAATTTCAAGAGCGCCTTCTCATAAATGAGCTAATGAATATAATGAGAGCTGTTGATGTGAATTTAGAGACATGGTCGAAAGCTTATCAAGACCTTAGTTTATCGTATGTGTTCTTGATGAATAATCATTGGCATCTATATAAGCATCTGAAAGGAACAAAGCTTGGAGGTTTGCTGGGAGATCCTTGGTTAAGAGAACACGAAAAGTACAAGGAGTACTATTCCACGTTTTTCTTGAAAGAGAGCTGGGGAAAGCTTCCTGCTTTATTAAGCAGGGAAGGTCTTATTCTGTTTTCTGGTGGGCGTGCCACAGCTCGTGATCTTGTGAAGAAACGGTTAAAAGCTTTTAATGAAGCATTTGATGAAATGTATAAGAAGCAGTCTAATTGGGTAATGATGGACAAAGACCTACGGGATAAGACATGCCAGCTAATCATTCAGGCAATTGTGCCTGTTTACCGGAGTTACCTGCAGAACTACGGGCCGTTGGTTGAACAAGAAGGAAGTAGCAAATATGTGAAATATACGGCTCAGTCTTTGGAAAAAATGCTGAATGGTT